A portion of the Hoylesella buccalis ATCC 35310 genome contains these proteins:
- a CDS encoding helix-turn-helix domain-containing protein encodes MQDKTMKEVTIEHIKSVTGESCYIDDDLILFEHFEDLPLPLEPHKMSCLLIGMCIQGRAEYLVDTKKCTIQANDMIVLSEGQVISDYMLSRDCKGIALLASENFLQDTARGIHEMSSLFIFTKTHPVLHLTSKEAKAFDEFFQITKRKVDDKSHHFRRESACAMLGTLVYDMGNHIWRTQQIGGDARLSRGEKIFTDFIKLVEQNYREIRKVSWYAEKLCITPKYLSETVKKVSKETPNSWIDSYVTKELRLLLKNSSKNIKEIAVEMNFPNQSFLGKYFKDRTGQSPSDYRKS; translated from the coding sequence ATGCAGGACAAGACAATGAAAGAAGTGACGATTGAACATATCAAGTCTGTCACAGGAGAAAGCTGTTACATAGATGACGACTTGATACTGTTTGAACACTTTGAAGATCTACCCTTGCCGTTAGAACCACACAAAATGAGCTGTCTGCTGATTGGGATGTGTATCCAAGGGCGTGCTGAATATCTGGTAGACACCAAGAAGTGTACGATTCAGGCGAACGACATGATTGTCCTGAGCGAGGGCCAAGTGATCAGTGATTACATGCTGAGTCGCGACTGTAAAGGCATCGCCCTCCTGGCATCGGAAAACTTTCTGCAAGACACCGCTCGCGGAATCCATGAGATGTCATCGCTCTTTATCTTTACAAAGACGCATCCCGTGCTACACCTAACGAGCAAAGAAGCCAAAGCGTTTGATGAATTTTTCCAGATAACCAAACGAAAAGTTGACGACAAGTCACATCACTTCCGTCGCGAAAGCGCATGTGCCATGCTGGGAACCTTAGTATACGACATGGGTAACCACATCTGGCGCACCCAACAAATAGGAGGTGATGCCCGCCTGAGTCGTGGTGAAAAAATATTCACCGATTTCATTAAACTGGTCGAACAGAACTACCGGGAGATAAGAAAAGTAAGTTGGTATGCCGAGAAATTGTGCATTACGCCTAAATATTTGTCGGAAACGGTAAAGAAAGTCAGCAAGGAAACGCCTAATAGTTGGATAGACAGCTATGTGACGAAAGAACTTCGTTTGCTGTTGAAGAATTCTTCCAAAAACATAAAGGAAATAGCTGTAGAGATGAACTTTCCCAACCAGAGCTTCTTAGGAAAGTACTTTAAAGATCGAACAGGTCAGTCGCCATCTGATTACAGAAAGTCTTGA
- a CDS encoding alpha-L-rhamnosidase N-terminal domain-containing protein: MRKISILAMTMLCALIAHSQSFYTHWIATQQVDSTSEIWFRQQIRLQELPVFASATIATTGKVDVYINERNVSTASWMPCRMGNDNLPVSINMEVTRFLQPGINTIAIWYSPTFPHINQQQIAFSLCGRMKNGEKRAFCSDDGWLTRRANVSLTRDGGERYDANAYMLKWNSDDVDWGLWQPARNTNVPAIASSYHLTGYPAVKRNMTYTPRYFDLVGNGVYYQFDKAFKGQLRITLRDAKRGQKIYIDGLEYTCTGEMDEQACRKFTVADHRRVLINGDQNFKNEQIQSVEGIEIVPYFHKSLQY, translated from the coding sequence ATGAGAAAAATAAGTATACTTGCGATGACAATGTTGTGTGCACTGATTGCCCATTCACAATCTTTCTACACGCACTGGATTGCCACCCAGCAGGTAGACAGCACTTCTGAGATTTGGTTCAGGCAACAAATACGGTTACAAGAGCTGCCCGTATTTGCCTCTGCGACAATAGCCACCACGGGCAAAGTGGACGTGTACATCAACGAGCGCAATGTATCCACCGCCAGTTGGATGCCATGCAGGATGGGTAACGACAATCTTCCGGTGAGTATCAACATGGAAGTGACCAGGTTTCTGCAACCAGGCATCAACACAATAGCCATCTGGTATTCGCCCACTTTTCCACACATCAACCAGCAACAGATAGCGTTCTCGCTCTGCGGAAGGATGAAGAACGGGGAGAAGAGGGCCTTCTGCTCGGATGATGGATGGCTAACGAGGCGGGCAAACGTATCACTTACCAGAGATGGTGGTGAGCGATATGATGCCAACGCCTACATGTTGAAATGGAACTCAGATGATGTTGACTGGGGATTGTGGCAGCCTGCACGCAACACCAACGTGCCTGCCATTGCTTCGAGCTATCATCTAACGGGCTACCCCGCAGTAAAAAGGAACATGACCTATACGCCTCGCTATTTCGACTTGGTAGGAAACGGCGTGTATTATCAATTCGACAAAGCGTTTAAAGGTCAACTGAGAATCACGTTGCGAGATGCCAAACGCGGACAAAAGATATACATTGACGGTTTGGAATACACTTGCACGGGTGAAATGGACGAGCAAGCCTGTCGGAAATTTACCGTGGCTGATCATCGAAGAGTGTTGATTAATGGCGACCAAAACTTCAAAAACGAACAGATTCAATCGGTAGAAGGCATAGAAATTGTTCCATATTTCCATAAAAGCCTGCAATATTAA
- a CDS encoding glycosyl hydrolase family 95 catalytic domain-containing protein, protein MRNIGSLLFLLVMHLPVLAQQLPMRLWYDKPAQYFEESMPIGNGRMGALVYGGTRDNLIYLNDITLWTGQPVDPNLDQNAHQWIPAIREALFKEDYRKADSLQLRVQGPNSQYYQPLATLHLLDPRGGQATNYTRTLNIDKALLTDSYSLNGVKIKREYFASHPDSLICIHITANKSRSINLEVNLSAQIPHTVKAAGNLITMKGHAMGDPENSIHFCSVLRAVTKQGKIQATDSTLLITDATEATLYFVNETSFNGFDKHPVRQARPCEQLALAHQKALEKKDYQAIKKQHVADYTHFYDRMKLFLGGSVADCSRTTEQQLKDYTDQGGHNPYLETLYMQYGRYLLIACSRTKGTPANLQGLWSHYLRAPWRSNYTVNINLEENYWLAEVANLSEMAEPLFTFMQALAVNGRHTAKNYYGIKRGWCSSHNSDVWAMTNPVGEKRESPEWSNWNMGGAWLTQNLWEHYRFNPDTQFLNNTALPLLEGASAFMLDWLVENPKNPSELITAPSTSPENEYKTPEGYHGTTCYGGTADLAIIRELFLNTVEAINKKGADYARQSQLLKDIEASLKRLHPYTVGHQGDLNEWYYDWDDWDIKHRHQSHLIGLFPGHHLSLKETPQLALAAEKTLQQKGDHTTGWSTGWRINLWARLRKAKEAYHMYQKLLTYVSPDQYQGADKRSSGGTYPNLMDAHPPFQIDGNFGGTAGVCEMLLQSTDNELYLLPALPDAWKDGEVRGIKARGGYEVSMKWKNGQVEWVQLKPCTQHHVKYVTVYMNGKQTRVGLKRGKTTTIK, encoded by the coding sequence ATGAGAAACATCGGCTCATTACTTTTTTTGCTCGTCATGCACCTTCCTGTGCTGGCGCAACAACTCCCCATGCGACTGTGGTACGACAAGCCTGCGCAGTATTTTGAAGAATCGATGCCCATCGGCAACGGGCGGATGGGGGCACTGGTCTATGGCGGTACGCGCGACAATCTGATTTACCTCAACGACATCACCCTTTGGACGGGGCAACCAGTAGACCCGAATCTCGACCAAAACGCACATCAATGGATACCGGCCATCCGCGAGGCCTTGTTCAAAGAAGACTATCGAAAGGCCGACTCGCTGCAGCTTCGCGTGCAAGGTCCCAACTCGCAGTATTACCAACCACTGGCTACGCTGCACCTGCTGGACCCTCGGGGCGGGCAAGCAACCAACTACACACGCACGCTCAACATCGACAAGGCCTTGTTAACAGACAGCTATAGTCTGAACGGCGTGAAAATCAAGCGAGAATATTTCGCATCACATCCCGACAGCCTCATCTGCATACACATCACAGCCAACAAGTCCAGAAGCATCAACCTGGAGGTCAACCTGTCAGCGCAGATACCGCACACCGTCAAGGCCGCGGGTAACCTCATCACGATGAAGGGACATGCCATGGGCGACCCAGAGAACAGCATTCATTTCTGTTCTGTGCTGCGGGCAGTAACCAAGCAAGGAAAGATTCAAGCCACCGACTCTACCCTGCTAATCACAGACGCAACCGAAGCAACCCTGTATTTTGTCAACGAAACCAGCTTTAACGGTTTTGACAAGCACCCTGTACGGCAAGCGAGGCCCTGCGAGCAGCTGGCTCTGGCACATCAAAAGGCCTTGGAAAAGAAAGATTACCAAGCTATCAAGAAACAACATGTGGCCGACTATACCCACTTCTACGACCGGATGAAATTGTTTCTGGGCGGATCGGTGGCCGATTGCAGTCGCACAACCGAACAACAACTGAAAGACTATACCGACCAAGGCGGACACAACCCCTATCTGGAAACGCTGTACATGCAGTATGGACGCTACCTGTTGATAGCCTGTTCGCGCACTAAAGGCACACCCGCCAACCTGCAGGGATTGTGGTCGCACTATCTGCGGGCACCGTGGCGGTCGAACTACACGGTGAACATCAACCTCGAGGAGAACTACTGGCTGGCCGAGGTGGCCAACCTTAGCGAGATGGCAGAACCGCTGTTCACCTTCATGCAGGCGCTGGCCGTGAACGGCAGGCATACCGCCAAAAACTATTATGGCATCAAACGGGGATGGTGCTCGAGCCACAACTCGGACGTGTGGGCCATGACCAACCCCGTAGGCGAGAAGCGTGAGAGTCCCGAATGGAGCAACTGGAACATGGGAGGCGCATGGCTGACACAGAACTTGTGGGAACATTATCGGTTCAACCCCGACACCCAATTCCTCAACAACACGGCCCTGCCCCTGTTGGAAGGTGCTTCTGCCTTCATGTTAGATTGGCTTGTTGAGAACCCAAAGAACCCCAGTGAGCTGATTACCGCACCCAGCACATCACCCGAGAACGAATACAAGACGCCCGAGGGCTACCATGGCACCACCTGTTATGGCGGAACAGCCGACCTGGCCATCATCCGCGAGCTGTTCCTCAACACGGTGGAGGCCATCAACAAGAAGGGGGCGGACTACGCAAGACAGTCACAACTGTTGAAAGACATTGAGGCCTCGCTCAAACGACTGCATCCCTACACCGTAGGACATCAGGGCGATCTCAACGAATGGTACTACGATTGGGACGACTGGGACATCAAGCACCGCCACCAATCGCACCTCATCGGACTTTTCCCCGGCCATCACCTCTCCCTGAAAGAAACGCCCCAATTGGCCCTGGCTGCTGAAAAAACGCTACAACAGAAAGGCGACCACACCACAGGATGGAGCACGGGATGGCGCATCAACCTGTGGGCCAGACTGAGAAAGGCCAAGGAAGCATACCACATGTACCAGAAATTGCTGACCTACGTGTCGCCTGATCAATATCAAGGTGCCGACAAACGAAGCAGCGGCGGCACTTATCCCAACCTGATGGATGCACATCCACCTTTCCAAATAGATGGGAATTTCGGTGGTACTGCCGGCGTTTGCGAGATGTTGTTGCAAAGCACCGACAACGAACTGTATCTTCTTCCCGCCCTTCCGGATGCGTGGAAAGACGGTGAAGTGCGGGGCATCAAGGCGCGGGGAGGCTACGAGGTGAGCATGAAATGGAAGAACGGACAAGTGGAATGGGTTCAATTAAAACCATGCACCCAGCATCATGTTAAATATGTAACCGTGTACATGAATGGGAAACAGACAAGAGTTGGACTAAAACGAGGCAAGACCACCACGATAAAATGA
- the alaS gene encoding alanine--tRNA ligase produces MMTANEIRESFKKFFESKGHTIVASAPMVIKDDPTLMFTNAGMNQWKDIILGNKQPEPRRRADSQKCLRVSGKHNDLEEVGRDTYHHTMFEMLGNWSFGDYFKEGAIDYAWEYLVDVLHLDPKDLYVTVFEGSPEESIPHDSEAEKYWRKHLPADHIINGNKHDNFWEMGDTGPCGPCSEIHVDSRSDEEKAQLPGRELVNKDHPQVIEIWNIVFMQFNRKADGSLEPLSMNVIDTGMGFERLVRMLQGKNSNYDTDIFQPFIHEMERLSGKKYGEQEDVDVAMRVVADHLRAVAFSIADGQLPSNAKAGYVIRRILRRAVRYAYTFLGQREAFVYKLLPVLVDEMGGAYPELVAQRELIGKVMKEEEDSFLRTLEKGINLLNNAMDELKKAGKTQIDGEKAFRLFDTYGFPLDLTELICREHGFSVDEQQFNAEMQKQKDRARNAAQVENSDWVEIRQGEQQFVGYDYTEYECHILKYRKVTQKKNSFYEVILDFTPFYGEMGGQVGDQGVLVSEHETVDVIDTKRENNQSIHIIKQLPKYPEADFMACVDTDKRDACAANHTATHLLDYALKQVLGDHVEQKGSYVSPDTLRFDFSHFQKVTDEEIRQVERLVNNLIRQDIPLDEHRDTPIEEAKEMGAIALFGEKYGDKVRVVRFGPSCEFCGGIHAKSTGRIGLFKILSESSVAAGVRRFEAITGRKCEEAMYAIEDTVKAIRSLFNNAKDLKGVIEKYMDEHDTMRKEIEQFQAQAVQRTKDELIRRAENINGVTVIKAVLPIDGNAAKDLVFKIREAIPSHLLCVIGSTAQQKPLLSVMLSEDMVKDHGLNAGQMVREAAKLIQGGGGGQPHFASAGGKNVDGIRAAVDKVIELAKL; encoded by the coding sequence ATGATGACAGCAAACGAGATACGTGAATCGTTCAAGAAATTCTTTGAGTCGAAAGGACACACCATCGTGGCTTCGGCACCCATGGTTATCAAAGACGACCCCACCCTGATGTTTACCAATGCAGGCATGAACCAATGGAAGGATATCATTCTTGGCAACAAACAACCTGAGCCACGCCGCAGAGCTGACTCGCAGAAATGCCTCCGCGTGAGTGGAAAGCACAACGACCTTGAGGAGGTGGGACGAGACACTTACCACCACACCATGTTCGAGATGCTCGGCAACTGGAGCTTTGGCGACTACTTTAAGGAAGGCGCCATTGACTATGCGTGGGAATATTTGGTGGACGTGCTGCACTTGGATCCAAAAGATTTGTATGTGACGGTGTTTGAAGGCTCACCCGAAGAAAGCATTCCACACGACAGCGAGGCAGAGAAGTATTGGCGCAAGCACCTGCCTGCTGACCATATCATCAATGGCAACAAGCACGACAACTTTTGGGAAATGGGTGATACAGGACCTTGCGGTCCTTGTTCGGAGATACACGTAGACTCGCGTTCGGACGAAGAGAAAGCACAATTACCCGGACGGGAATTGGTGAACAAGGATCATCCTCAGGTCATCGAGATTTGGAACATCGTATTCATGCAGTTCAATCGCAAAGCCGATGGTTCTTTGGAGCCACTCTCCATGAACGTTATCGATACCGGAATGGGATTCGAGAGATTGGTCAGAATGCTGCAAGGAAAGAATTCTAACTACGACACCGACATCTTTCAGCCATTCATCCATGAGATGGAACGCCTGTCGGGCAAGAAATATGGCGAACAGGAAGATGTAGACGTGGCGATGCGTGTAGTGGCTGACCACCTTAGAGCCGTAGCCTTCTCCATCGCTGACGGGCAACTACCCAGCAATGCCAAAGCGGGTTACGTCATTCGCCGCATCCTCCGCCGCGCCGTTCGCTATGCTTACACGTTCTTGGGGCAGCGAGAAGCCTTTGTATATAAGCTGCTCCCCGTACTCGTAGACGAAATGGGAGGAGCATATCCTGAACTCGTTGCCCAACGTGAGTTGATTGGCAAGGTGATGAAAGAAGAGGAAGACTCGTTCTTGCGGACACTCGAAAAGGGTATCAACCTGTTGAACAATGCCATGGATGAGCTGAAGAAAGCAGGCAAGACGCAAATCGATGGCGAAAAAGCCTTCCGTCTTTTCGATACCTATGGTTTTCCACTTGATCTCACAGAACTAATATGCAGAGAGCACGGATTCAGCGTTGACGAGCAACAGTTCAATGCGGAAATGCAGAAACAGAAAGACCGTGCCCGCAATGCAGCGCAAGTAGAAAACAGCGACTGGGTAGAAATAAGACAAGGCGAACAGCAGTTTGTGGGCTACGACTATACCGAATACGAATGCCACATCTTGAAGTATCGCAAGGTAACCCAGAAAAAAAACAGTTTTTACGAGGTCATCTTGGACTTCACACCCTTCTATGGAGAGATGGGAGGACAGGTAGGTGACCAAGGAGTATTGGTGAGTGAACACGAGACGGTGGACGTGATAGATACGAAACGTGAGAACAACCAAAGCATTCACATCATCAAGCAACTACCAAAATATCCCGAGGCTGACTTCATGGCTTGCGTGGATACTGACAAACGTGACGCCTGTGCGGCAAACCATACAGCCACTCACCTGCTGGATTATGCACTCAAGCAGGTACTTGGCGACCATGTGGAGCAAAAGGGATCGTATGTATCGCCCGACACGTTGCGCTTTGATTTCTCGCATTTCCAAAAGGTGACCGACGAGGAAATCAGACAGGTAGAACGGCTGGTGAACAACCTCATTCGTCAAGACATCCCCTTGGACGAACATCGTGATACGCCGATAGAAGAGGCGAAGGAAATGGGAGCCATTGCATTGTTTGGTGAAAAATATGGCGACAAGGTGCGAGTAGTGCGCTTCGGACCGTCATGCGAGTTCTGTGGAGGCATTCACGCCAAGAGTACGGGACGCATCGGACTGTTCAAAATCCTGTCCGAAAGTTCGGTAGCTGCTGGTGTTCGTCGCTTCGAAGCCATCACCGGTCGCAAGTGCGAAGAAGCAATGTATGCCATAGAAGACACGGTAAAGGCTATCCGCAGCTTGTTCAATAATGCCAAGGACTTGAAAGGAGTCATTGAAAAGTACATGGACGAACACGACACCATGCGCAAGGAGATAGAACAGTTCCAAGCACAAGCGGTACAAAGAACCAAAGACGAACTCATCCGACGCGCTGAGAACATCAATGGCGTTACCGTCATCAAGGCGGTATTGCCTATCGATGGCAATGCTGCCAAGGACTTGGTGTTCAAGATTCGTGAAGCCATTCCGTCGCATTTGCTTTGCGTCATCGGTTCTACAGCACAGCAGAAGCCACTTCTGAGTGTTATGCTGAGCGAAGACATGGTGAAAGATCATGGCTTGAACGCAGGTCAAATGGTTCGTGAAGCTGCCAAACTCATTCAGGGAGGCGGTGGCGGACAACCTCATTTCGCATCGGCTGGCGGCAAGAATGTGGATGGTATCAGGGCTGCAGTCGATAAAGTTATCGAATTGGCCAAATTGTAA
- a CDS encoding MerR family transcriptional regulator — protein MALNPNKNVKLYYSIKEVAKQFGINESTLRYWETEFPQLKPKTVSSTKVRQYTDGDIEEIRVIYNLVRVRGFKLSAARKMLGANRKGAEKSSEVLETLLSVRDQLQELRKQLDMIV, from the coding sequence ATGGCACTGAATCCCAATAAGAATGTGAAGCTTTACTACTCCATTAAGGAGGTGGCCAAGCAGTTTGGTATCAATGAAAGTACATTGAGATACTGGGAAACCGAGTTCCCCCAGTTGAAGCCAAAGACTGTGAGTTCGACCAAGGTGCGGCAGTATACAGATGGCGACATCGAGGAGATTCGCGTGATTTATAACTTGGTTAGAGTGCGCGGTTTTAAGCTGTCGGCCGCCAGAAAGATGCTGGGTGCCAATAGAAAAGGTGCCGAAAAGAGTTCGGAAGTGCTGGAAACATTGCTGTCTGTGCGCGATCAGTTACAAGAATTGCGCAAACAGCTGGATATGATTGTGTGA
- a CDS encoding RelA/SpoT family protein produces MDNQEIQDKESKDEQEEKTIQDAFQHLLDTYLASRHRKKVDIITKAFNFARQAHKGVRRLSGEPYIMHPIAVAQIACEEMGLGSTSICSALLHDVVEDTDYTVEDIENIFGPKIAQIVDGLTKISGGIFGDRASAQAENFKKLLLTMSDDIRVILIKICDRLHNMRTLQSQPANKQYKIAGETLYIYAPLANRLGLNKIKTELENLSFRFEHPEEYANITNKLSFTKEQRDRLFELFTAPIKETLDAMGIDYELKARVKSPYSIWNKMQTKHVTFDEIYDILAVRIIFTPKVRADEIDECFKIYVAISRIYKSHPDRLRDWLSHPKANGYQALHVTLMSKQGRWIEVQIRSDRMNEVAEQGFAAHWKYKDKGEYTEDENELNEWLRTIKEILDDPQPDAMDFLDAIKLNLFASEIFVFTPKGEIKTMPAGCTALDFAFQIHTLLGSHCIGAKVNHKLVPLSHKLQSGDQVEILTSKSQHVQPSWLNFATTAKAKAKIQAILRRNNREIQKQGEAFLNAWLERNDMEMTTSVLDKLCEFHNLKKHESLFLCIGNKSVILTEKDLDELNKKKKSSSPSNWLKYVPFIGHDKKDEQDKKAEPFTVDNTLNRKKAIVINDGNIDTYLFPSCCHPIPGDDILGYIDNQNHVEIHKRNCPVASKLKSSFGNRLLDAKWDMRNIRLFNATIEIRGIDRQGMLHDVVDVISDEMNVNMHNLSLTSKEDIFMGKIEVLVHNRQEVKNIINSLKKVKGLQEIQQIM; encoded by the coding sequence ATGGACAATCAAGAGATTCAAGATAAAGAAAGTAAAGACGAACAGGAAGAAAAAACCATCCAAGATGCGTTCCAACATCTGCTGGACACCTATTTGGCTTCCCGTCACAGAAAGAAGGTAGACATCATCACCAAGGCCTTCAACTTCGCACGTCAAGCACACAAAGGCGTAAGACGTCTCTCGGGCGAGCCGTACATCATGCACCCCATCGCCGTAGCGCAGATTGCTTGTGAGGAGATGGGACTGGGGTCAACCAGCATCTGCTCGGCACTTCTGCACGATGTGGTGGAAGATACCGACTATACCGTTGAGGACATTGAGAATATATTCGGCCCCAAGATTGCACAAATAGTCGATGGACTCACCAAAATTAGTGGAGGCATCTTCGGCGACAGGGCATCGGCTCAGGCGGAAAACTTCAAGAAACTGTTGCTCACCATGAGCGATGACATCCGCGTTATCCTTATTAAAATATGTGACCGCCTGCACAACATGCGCACTTTGCAGTCGCAACCAGCCAACAAACAGTACAAGATAGCCGGCGAAACCTTATATATATATGCGCCATTGGCGAATCGATTGGGCCTGAATAAGATTAAGACCGAACTGGAAAACCTCAGCTTCCGGTTCGAGCATCCCGAAGAATACGCCAACATTACCAACAAGCTTTCCTTCACAAAGGAGCAACGTGACCGCCTCTTCGAGCTGTTCACGGCGCCCATCAAGGAGACCCTTGATGCCATGGGCATTGACTATGAGCTGAAAGCAAGAGTCAAAAGTCCATACTCTATATGGAACAAGATGCAAACGAAGCATGTCACCTTCGACGAAATTTACGACATCTTGGCCGTACGAATCATCTTCACACCAAAGGTAAGGGCCGACGAAATTGACGAATGCTTTAAAATATATGTGGCCATCAGCCGCATCTACAAGTCGCATCCCGACCGACTGCGCGACTGGTTGAGCCATCCAAAGGCCAACGGATATCAAGCCCTACACGTCACTTTGATGAGCAAACAAGGCCGTTGGATTGAAGTTCAGATACGCAGTGACCGCATGAACGAGGTGGCCGAACAAGGCTTTGCTGCTCACTGGAAATACAAAGACAAAGGTGAATATACCGAGGATGAGAACGAACTGAATGAATGGTTGCGCACCATCAAGGAGATTTTGGACGACCCACAGCCCGATGCCATGGACTTTCTCGATGCCATCAAGCTGAACCTCTTCGCCTCCGAGATATTCGTGTTCACCCCCAAGGGCGAAATCAAGACCATGCCTGCCGGCTGCACTGCGCTCGACTTTGCTTTCCAGATACACACCCTACTGGGCAGTCATTGTATCGGAGCCAAGGTCAATCATAAGTTGGTTCCGCTGAGTCATAAGCTACAAAGTGGTGATCAGGTAGAGATATTAACCAGCAAGTCGCAACATGTGCAGCCCTCTTGGCTCAACTTTGCCACCACAGCCAAGGCTAAAGCAAAGATACAGGCCATCCTCAGGCGCAACAACAGAGAGATACAAAAGCAAGGCGAAGCATTTCTCAACGCCTGGTTGGAGCGCAATGACATGGAAATGACCACATCCGTCCTCGACAAGTTATGCGAATTTCATAACTTAAAGAAACATGAGAGCCTGTTTTTGTGTATCGGTAATAAGTCGGTTATCTTGACAGAAAAAGACTTGGACGAGCTGAACAAGAAAAAGAAAAGCTCCTCACCCAGCAATTGGCTCAAGTATGTACCCTTCATCGGACATGACAAGAAAGACGAACAGGATAAGAAGGCCGAGCCATTCACCGTCGATAATACACTCAATCGGAAGAAGGCTATCGTCATCAACGACGGCAACATTGACACCTACCTCTTCCCCTCCTGCTGTCATCCCATCCCCGGCGACGACATCCTGGGCTACATTGACAACCAAAACCACGTAGAAATACACAAGCGCAACTGCCCTGTGGCCAGCAAACTGAAGTCTAGTTTCGGCAATCGATTGCTGGATGCTAAGTGGGATATGCGCAACATCCGCCTTTTCAACGCCACCATCGAGATCAGAGGCATCGACCGTCAAGGCATGTTGCACGATGTCGTGGATGTCATTTCAGATGAGATGAACGTCAACATGCACAATCTTTCACTGACCAGCAAGGAAGATATTTTTATGGGTAAAATCGAGGTTCTCGTTCATAATCGACAAGAAGTAAAGAACATCATCAACAGCTTGAAAAAGGTAAAAGGCTTGCAAGAGATTCAACAAATTATGTAA
- a CDS encoding lytic transglycosylase domain-containing protein, with translation MKKIYLFIVTLLVVFSSSLQAQVVDDDTEITVTNEKGENETFDLPEAMTSEIDSLLHLYNTKTYLKRDADCNFPNVNKTYEPDVYKDRLRRLPTIMEMPYNNVVQKFIDRYSNELRNAVGIMLGASNFYMPIFEQALETYSLPLELKYLPVIESGLNPKAVSRVGATGLWQFMLTTAKNYGLEINSLLDERCDPIKSSYAAANYLSDLYRIFGDWNLVIAAYNCGPDKLTQAIHRAGGSKDYWKIYPYLPRETRGYVPAFIAANYIMNYYCEHNICPMTTDLPAKTDTILVSRDVHFKQIAQVLNVDEELVRSLNPQYRKDIVIGYTKPSTLRLPVDKINSFIDQEDSVYAYNADVLLTKRSEVEVAQEVPSYSSGRTSAYSSRKSYSRSKSKRSRRKSSRSSRRRRSSSKSVTVRGGDTLSEIAARNHTTVKKLKRLNGLKSNNIRKGKKIRVR, from the coding sequence ATGAAGAAGATTTATTTATTCATAGTCACCCTGCTTGTTGTATTCTCATCATCACTGCAAGCGCAGGTCGTTGATGACGACACAGAAATCACCGTGACGAATGAAAAAGGTGAAAACGAAACATTTGACTTACCCGAAGCTATGACGTCTGAGATTGACAGTCTGCTTCACCTTTACAACACCAAGACATACCTGAAACGCGATGCTGATTGCAACTTTCCAAACGTAAATAAGACTTACGAGCCAGATGTTTATAAGGATCGCCTGCGCCGTTTGCCCACAATTATGGAGATGCCATACAACAACGTGGTACAAAAGTTCATCGACCGGTACAGCAACGAGCTGCGCAACGCAGTAGGTATCATGCTGGGTGCCTCCAATTTTTACATGCCCATCTTCGAACAGGCCTTAGAAACGTACAGCCTGCCACTCGAGCTAAAATACCTTCCGGTGATTGAATCAGGACTCAATCCCAAGGCCGTGTCGCGTGTAGGTGCCACGGGACTGTGGCAATTCATGTTGACTACCGCCAAGAATTACGGTCTGGAAATCAACTCTTTGCTTGACGAGCGATGCGATCCCATCAAGTCTTCGTACGCCGCAGCCAATTACTTGAGCGACCTATACCGCATCTTTGGCGACTGGAACCTGGTTATCGCAGCCTACAACTGTGGTCCAGACAAACTCACACAGGCCATCCATCGTGCCGGTGGCAGCAAGGATTACTGGAAAATATACCCCTACTTGCCACGCGAAACACGGGGATATGTACCGGCATTCATCGCAGCCAATTACATCATGAACTACTACTGCGAGCACAACATCTGCCCAATGACAACAGACTTGCCAGCCAAGACAGATACCATCCTCGTCAGCCGCGACGTTCATTTCAAGCAAATCGCACAAGTGTTGAACGTGGATGAGGAGCTTGTTCGGTCGCTCAATCCGCAATATCGCAAGGACATCGTCATCGGATACACCAAGCCATCCACTCTTCGTCTGCCCGTGGATAAGATTAATTCGTTCATCGATCAAGAGGATTCGGTATATGCTTACAATGCCGACGTGCTGCTGACCAAGCGATCAGAGGTGGAAGTAGCGCAAGAGGTACCCAGCTATTCGAGCGGCAGGACATCGGCATACAGCTCACGCAAGAGCTACAGCAGGAGCAAAAGCAAACGCAGCAGGCGTAAATCGTCACGCAGTAGCCGAAGAAGACGTTCGTCAAGCAAGTCAGTTACCGTTAGAGGAGGAGATACATTATCCGAAATCGCTGCTCGCAACCATACGACCGTTAAGAAGCTCAAGAGGCTCAATGGCCTGAAAAGTAATAACATCAGGAAAGGAAAGAAAATAAGGGTGAGGTAA